The Camelina sativa cultivar DH55 chromosome 14, Cs, whole genome shotgun sequence genome includes a window with the following:
- the LOC109128778 gene encoding uncharacterized protein LOC109128778 produces CIDYRGLNRVTVKNKYPLPRIDKLMDQLRGATLFSKIDLASGYHQIPIDEADVRKIAFRTRYGHYEFVVMPFGLTNAPAPFMRLMNIMFQEFLDVSVIIFIDDILVYSKSPEEHAVHLRAVLEKLREQKLFAKLSKCS; encoded by the coding sequence tgtattgactatagaggtttgaaccgggtcactgtgaagaacaagtaccctcttcctaggatcgataaATTgatggatcagttgagaggtgctactttgttctccaagatagatctggcgtcaggttatcatcagataccgatagatgaggcagatgttaGAAAGattgcattcaggacgaggtatgggcattatgagtttgtggtgatgccgtttgggttgactaacgcaccagcaccatttatgagattgatgaacatcatgtttcaggagtttctggacgtgtctgtcatcattttcatcgacgatatcctggtttattccaagagtcctgaggaacatgcagtgcatttgagggcagttctggagaagctgcgggagcagaagttgtttgctaagttgagcaagtgcagt